ATGCGCGACCGGGGTCACCAAGCAGGTCACCGTCGACACCGCGGTGTTGTGCGACCGCTGCCAGGGCAAAGGCACCAATGGCGATTCGGCGCCCGTCCCGTGTGACACCTGCGGAGGTCGCGGCGAGGTGCAGAGCGTGCAGCGTTCGCTGCTCGGCCAGATGTTGACCTCGCGGCCGTGTCCCACCTGCCGCGGCGTGGGCGTCACCATTCCCGACCCCTGCTACCAGTGCATGGGCGACGGGCGGGTGCGCGCCCGTCGCGACATCAGCGTCAAGATCCCGGCCGGCGTCGCCGAAGGCATGCGGGTCCGGCTCGCCGCCCAGGGCGAGGTGGGGCCGGGCGGTGGTCCGGCCGGCGACCTGTACGTCGAGGTGCACGAACAGGCGCACGACATCTTCGCCCGGCAGGGCGACGACCTGCACTGCACCGTCTCGGTGCCGATGGTCGACGCGGCGCTGGGCGCCACCGTCACCCTGGACGCGATCCTGGACGGCCCCAGCGAGATCGTCATTCCGGCCGGCACCCAGCCCGGCGCCACCATCACCCTGCGGGGCCGCGGGATGCCGCAACTGCGTTCCAACACCCGCGGCGACCTGCACGTGCACGTCGAGGTGGTGGTGCCCACCCGGCTGGACCACCACGACACCGAACTGCTGCGTGAGCTGAAGAACCGCCGCACCCGCGATGTGGCCGAAGTCCGCTCGGCACATGCCGGTGGCGGCGGACTGTTCAGCAGGTTGCGCGAAACCTTCACCGGCCGCTAGCCGGGTCGGGCCTCGTATGGTGGCCACGCTGTTCTACGTCGATGCGCTGCCGGACGCCGGCGCGCTGGTCGAGGTAGCCGGCGACGAAGGCTTCCACGCCGCCACCGTGCGGCGCATCCGGC
The nucleotide sequence above comes from Mycobacterium kiyosense. Encoded proteins:
- the dnaJ2 gene encoding chaperone protein DnaJ 2; this encodes MARDYYGLLGVSKGASDAEIKRAYRKLARELHPDVNPDEAAQAKFQEISAAYEVLSDPEKRRIVDLGGDPLENAAAGNGFAGFGGLGDVFEAFFGGGFAGGGGRGPIGRVRPGSDSLLRLRLDLEECATGVTKQVTVDTAVLCDRCQGKGTNGDSAPVPCDTCGGRGEVQSVQRSLLGQMLTSRPCPTCRGVGVTIPDPCYQCMGDGRVRARRDISVKIPAGVAEGMRVRLAAQGEVGPGGGPAGDLYVEVHEQAHDIFARQGDDLHCTVSVPMVDAALGATVTLDAILDGPSEIVIPAGTQPGATITLRGRGMPQLRSNTRGDLHVHVEVVVPTRLDHHDTELLRELKNRRTRDVAEVRSAHAGGGGLFSRLRETFTGR